A window from Solanum stenotomum isolate F172 chromosome 7, ASM1918654v1, whole genome shotgun sequence encodes these proteins:
- the LOC125871595 gene encoding protein BREAST CANCER SUSCEPTIBILITY 2 homolog B-like isoform X2 — MSTWQLYSVSVNDFRWKVSDGESLTEPSLTLAPQQLQSMPDLLRHGSSRLAGNTDSTSTQFPIFRTGSGKPVSVKHSSISAALSILGDEDKPILDTGIGTGRQDVQEAVFQKGSGKALNAPQSFSLSSLNKQFSMSNSLFQTASGKPVNISSTGLNRAKALLGLEQNGDHETFPGSGKKNTTSDELFGFRNSFPILEVEGVASTGSTNVSAASLSPFDVKFNSSVCPAEELVADFMHCADKPPPIKFHTAGGRSITVSCEALKRARSLLGDLELGCLVNEKDVADPLLSFSKDQKSVDQVSTKELNSDTPVSLLLAAKGCGSSSIFTSPLRSTLYHKKSSIKTENLVPASNLIKEFDAVAKERTSRLDHSIPQNGEPFNKNSAATNLRENDNPSKPKLLERPSRGPLVDISNSIGGGFADRNQNVGRKRKPGGSFVSPFKKPRSTSIVNSLKRNDSGAANDLAPKSPSQKGKVSVRYPFHVARLYMKEYLGKPPSILSKLESLPDDVRRMNPVTAETYVLNDKSCSGCIGVESFLEMLSHSGASMQYVSKKWITNHYKWIVWKLASYERCYSGKFSGKLLTICNVLEELKYRYEREVNHGHRSAVKRILEGDVPPSSMMVLCVSNIYSICVSPVGPQSSLSSTTENGTCAKVELTDGWYSIIAVLDIQLSKKLAAGKLFVGQKLRIWGAGLCGWTGPVSPLEVSGTTSLLLHINGTYRAHWASRLGFCKGGGIPLSFMSIKDGGGAVPLTLVVISRIYPVLFRERLSNRGFVVRSERMEDKEMQYFTERRSSILEGVVSESQREKRDAYIGSDYESKEGARILRILERAAEPELLMAEMTSEQLNLFSSYQAKLEAFRQSDLQKSLEKALETAGLAERDVTPFMRVRVVGLTSKRTPLKCCPKEGLVTIWNPTEKQHCGLAEGQAFSVTGLTPISSDSSTLYLQTKGSTSKWLPLSPLAVEHFESSFCPRQSISLSKLGEVPISREFDIAAVVVFVGQLYTEAHQAKQWVFVADGSKAMLDSDDELETLMAISFTSPCIDSFAPINSNLVESTVCFCNVIKRARDNVNNLWVAEATENSTYYLKYDHSDCSHLKDAGASAERWAKISGLRLEKLRGRVKSIIS; from the exons ATGTCGACGTGGCAGTTGTACTCCGTCTCGGTGAATGATTTCCGATGGAAAGTCTCGGATGGAGAGTCTCTTACTGAACCGAGCTTAACCCTAGCTCCCCAGCAGCTCCAATCCATGCCCGATCTCTTGCGTCACg GAAGTTCGAGATTAGCAGGGAACACTGATTCAACTTCTACACAATTTCCAATTTTTCGAACTGGATCAGGGAAACCTGTGTCAGTGAAACATTCTTCCATATCAGCAGCTCTTTCCATCCTTGGTGATGAAGACAAGCCGATTTTGGACACAG GCATAGGAACTGGAAGACAAGATGTTCAGGAAGCCGTGTTCCAGAAAGGCTCAGGGAAAGCCCTTAATGCTCCACAATCCTTTTCCCTTTCTAGCTTGAACAAACAATTTAGCATGTCCAACTCGTTGTTCCAGACAGCCTCCGGTAAACCAGTCAATATATCTTCTACAGGTCTTAATAGGGCCAAGGCGTTGTTGGGCTTGGAACAAAATGGTGACCATGAAACATTTCCAGGTTCtggaaagaaaaatacaacGTCAGATGAGCTCTTTGGTTTTCGGAATTCATTTCCTATTCTGGAAGTAGAGGGCGTTGCTAGCACAGGGTCTACTAATGTTTCAGCAGCTTCATTGTCTCCGTTTGATGTTAAATTTAACTCCTCAGTTTGTCCAGCAGAGGAGTTAGTAGCAGATTTTATGCATTGTGCAGATAAACCTCCTCCAATAAAGTTTCATACTGCTGGTGGTAGATCAATAACAGTTTCCTGTGAGGCATTGAAACGCGCAAGGAGTCTGCTTGGAGATCTAGAGCTGGGTTGTCTTGTTAATGAAAAGGATGTGGCTGATCCATTGCTTTCTTTTTCAAAAGACCAAAAATCTGTTGATCAGGTCTCCACCAAAGAATTGAACTCTGATACTCCTGTTTCCCTCTTATTGGCAGCGAAAGGTTGTGGGTCCTCAAGCATTTTTACATCGCCACTGAGATCAACTTTGTATCATAAGAAGTCTTCGATTAAAACAGAGAATCTCGTTCCAGCAAGTAACTTGATAAAGGAATTTGATGCTGTGGCAAAAGAACGCACTAGTAGGCTGGACCATAGTATTCCACAGAATGGAGAGCCTTTCAATAAGAACTCAGCAGCTACGAACCTTAGAGAAAATGACAACCCTTCAAAACCTAAATTGCTAGAACGGCCTTCCAGGGGCCCTTTGGTGGATATCTCAAATAGTATTGGAGGAGGATTTGCAGATAGAAACCAGAACGTTGGTCGGAAGAGGAAACCCGGGGGAAGTTTTGTTTCTCCATTCAAGAAGCCTCGAAGCACCAGCATCGTCAACTCTCTCAAAAGAAACGATTCCGGTGCTGCTAATG ATTTAGCACCAAAATCACCCTCTCAAAAAGGAAAGGTTTCAGTTCGATATCCATTCCATGTGGCACGATTGTATATGAAGGAGTATCTTGGAAAGCCCCCATCAATCCtgagcaag CTAGAGAGTTTGCCAGATGACGTGAGAAGGATGAATCCAGTTACTGCTGAGACTTATGTGCTCAATGATAAATCTTGCTCAGGTTGCATTGGAGTAGAGTCTTTTTTGGAGATGCTGTCTCATTCAGGAGCTTCCATGCAATATGTTtctaaaaa GTGGATTACAAATCACTATAAGTGGATTGTTTGGAAACTTGCATCTTATGAGAGGTGTTACAGTGGCAAATTTTCTGGGAAACTTCTGACAATATGCAATGTACTTGAAgaattaaaatacag ATATGAAAGAGAAGTAAATCATGGTCATCGATCTGCAGTTAAGAGAATTTTAGAAGGAGACGTCCCACCTTCTTCTATGATGGTACTCTGTGTTTCCAATATCTATTCAATTTGTGTCTCGCCAGTTGGACCTCAATCTTCACTATCTAGCACGACCGAGAATGGAACTTGTGCAAAAGTTGAACTGACCGATGGgtg GTATTCAATAATTGCTGTCTTAGATATACAACTATCCAAGAAGTTGGCTGCTGGAAAGCTGTTTGTTGGTCAAAAGCTTAGG ATCTGGGGAGCTGGATTGTGTGGCTGGACAGGTCCTGTttcacctcttgag GTGTCAGGGACGACTAGTTTACTGCTGCATATAAATGGGACATATAGAGCTCATTGGGCATCTCGTTTGGGCTTCT GTAAAGGTGGTGGTATTCCATTATCATTTATGTCAATCAAGGATGGTGGAGGTGCTGTTCCACTAACATTGGTTGTAATTTCAAGGATATATCCTGTTCTCTTCAGGGAAAG GTTAAGTAATCGGGGGTTCGTTGTAAGATCTGAACGGATGGAAGATAAAGAGATGCAGTATTTTACTGAAAG ACGTAGTAGCATTTTGGAGGGAGTAGTCTCAGAATCtcaaagagaaaagagagatgCATACATCGGAAGCGACTATGAAAGTAAAGAAGGGGCAAGGATTTTAAGGATACTCGAGAGAGCTGCAGAACCAGAACTTCTGATGGCAGAGATGACTTCAGAGCAGTTGAATTTATTTTCATCCTATCAAGCGAAGTTGGAG GCATTCAGGCAGTCTGACCTGCAAAAATCTCTTGAAAAAGCTTTGGAAACTGCTGGACTTGCTGAAAGAGACGTCACTCCGTTTATGCGAGTTAGAGTTGTTGGATTGACTAGCAAACGTACACCATTGAAGTGCTGTCCAAAGGAAGGCTTAGTTACAATATGGAATCCTACTGAGAAACAG CACTGTGGGCTTGCAGAGGGTCAAGCTTTTTCTGTTACAGGGCTTACACCGATAAGCTCAGACTCTAGCACCCTTTACTTGCAAACAAAAGGGTCCACATCCAAATGGCTGCCTTTGTCTCCTCTGGCAGTTGAACATTTTGA GAGCTCTTTCTGTCCTCGCCAATCAATTTCATTGAGTAAATTGGGTGAAGTTCCTATTTCCAG GGAGTTTGATATTGCTGCAGTGGTTGTTTTTGTGGGGCAGCTGTATACAGAAGCTCATCAAGCAAAGCAGTGGGTATTTGTGGCTGATGGATCCAAAGCTATGTTGGATTCTGATGACGAATTAGAAACCTTGATGGCCATCAGTTTCACCTCACCATGCATAGATTCATTTGCTCCAATAAACTCCAACCTTGTAGAATCTACG GTTTGTTTTTGCAATGTCATCAAGAGAGCAAGAGATAATGTTAATAACCTCTGGGTAGCTGAAGCAACCGAAAATTCAACGTACTATTTAAAATATGATCATTCAGATTGTTCTCATCTAAAAGACGCGGGTGCTTCTGCTGAAAGATGGGCAAAGATATCTGGCTTG AGACTTGAAAAGCTTAGGGGAAGAGTGAAATCAATAATTAGCTGA
- the LOC125871595 gene encoding protein BREAST CANCER SUSCEPTIBILITY 2 homolog B-like isoform X1, which yields MSTWQLYSVSVNDFRWKVSDGESLTEPSLTLAPQQLQSMPDLLRHGSSRLAGNTDSTSTQFPIFRTGSGKPVSVKHSSISAALSILGDEDKPILDTGIGTGRQDVQEAVFQKGSGKALNAPQSFSLSSLNKQFSMSNSLFQTASGKPVNISSTGLNRAKALLGLEQNGDHETFPGSGKKNTTSDELFGFRNSFPILEVEGVASTGSTNVSAASLSPFDVKFNSSVCPAEELVADFMHCADKPPPIKFHTAGGRSITVSCEALKRARSLLGDLELGCLVNEKDVADPLLSFSKDQKSVDQVSTKELNSDTPVSLLLAAKGCGSSSIFTSPLRSTLYHKKSSIKTENLVPASNLIKEFDAVAKERTSRLDHSIPQNGEPFNKNSAATNLRENDNPSKPKLLERPSRGPLVDISNSIGGGFADRNQNVGRKRKPGGSFVSPFKKPRSTSIVNSLKRNDSGAANGFSDLAPKSPSQKGKVSVRYPFHVARLYMKEYLGKPPSILSKLESLPDDVRRMNPVTAETYVLNDKSCSGCIGVESFLEMLSHSGASMQYVSKKWITNHYKWIVWKLASYERCYSGKFSGKLLTICNVLEELKYRYEREVNHGHRSAVKRILEGDVPPSSMMVLCVSNIYSICVSPVGPQSSLSSTTENGTCAKVELTDGWYSIIAVLDIQLSKKLAAGKLFVGQKLRIWGAGLCGWTGPVSPLEVSGTTSLLLHINGTYRAHWASRLGFCKGGGIPLSFMSIKDGGGAVPLTLVVISRIYPVLFRERLSNRGFVVRSERMEDKEMQYFTERRSSILEGVVSESQREKRDAYIGSDYESKEGARILRILERAAEPELLMAEMTSEQLNLFSSYQAKLEAFRQSDLQKSLEKALETAGLAERDVTPFMRVRVVGLTSKRTPLKCCPKEGLVTIWNPTEKQHCGLAEGQAFSVTGLTPISSDSSTLYLQTKGSTSKWLPLSPLAVEHFESSFCPRQSISLSKLGEVPISREFDIAAVVVFVGQLYTEAHQAKQWVFVADGSKAMLDSDDELETLMAISFTSPCIDSFAPINSNLVESTVCFCNVIKRARDNVNNLWVAEATENSTYYLKYDHSDCSHLKDAGASAERWAKISGLRLEKLRGRVKSIIS from the exons ATGTCGACGTGGCAGTTGTACTCCGTCTCGGTGAATGATTTCCGATGGAAAGTCTCGGATGGAGAGTCTCTTACTGAACCGAGCTTAACCCTAGCTCCCCAGCAGCTCCAATCCATGCCCGATCTCTTGCGTCACg GAAGTTCGAGATTAGCAGGGAACACTGATTCAACTTCTACACAATTTCCAATTTTTCGAACTGGATCAGGGAAACCTGTGTCAGTGAAACATTCTTCCATATCAGCAGCTCTTTCCATCCTTGGTGATGAAGACAAGCCGATTTTGGACACAG GCATAGGAACTGGAAGACAAGATGTTCAGGAAGCCGTGTTCCAGAAAGGCTCAGGGAAAGCCCTTAATGCTCCACAATCCTTTTCCCTTTCTAGCTTGAACAAACAATTTAGCATGTCCAACTCGTTGTTCCAGACAGCCTCCGGTAAACCAGTCAATATATCTTCTACAGGTCTTAATAGGGCCAAGGCGTTGTTGGGCTTGGAACAAAATGGTGACCATGAAACATTTCCAGGTTCtggaaagaaaaatacaacGTCAGATGAGCTCTTTGGTTTTCGGAATTCATTTCCTATTCTGGAAGTAGAGGGCGTTGCTAGCACAGGGTCTACTAATGTTTCAGCAGCTTCATTGTCTCCGTTTGATGTTAAATTTAACTCCTCAGTTTGTCCAGCAGAGGAGTTAGTAGCAGATTTTATGCATTGTGCAGATAAACCTCCTCCAATAAAGTTTCATACTGCTGGTGGTAGATCAATAACAGTTTCCTGTGAGGCATTGAAACGCGCAAGGAGTCTGCTTGGAGATCTAGAGCTGGGTTGTCTTGTTAATGAAAAGGATGTGGCTGATCCATTGCTTTCTTTTTCAAAAGACCAAAAATCTGTTGATCAGGTCTCCACCAAAGAATTGAACTCTGATACTCCTGTTTCCCTCTTATTGGCAGCGAAAGGTTGTGGGTCCTCAAGCATTTTTACATCGCCACTGAGATCAACTTTGTATCATAAGAAGTCTTCGATTAAAACAGAGAATCTCGTTCCAGCAAGTAACTTGATAAAGGAATTTGATGCTGTGGCAAAAGAACGCACTAGTAGGCTGGACCATAGTATTCCACAGAATGGAGAGCCTTTCAATAAGAACTCAGCAGCTACGAACCTTAGAGAAAATGACAACCCTTCAAAACCTAAATTGCTAGAACGGCCTTCCAGGGGCCCTTTGGTGGATATCTCAAATAGTATTGGAGGAGGATTTGCAGATAGAAACCAGAACGTTGGTCGGAAGAGGAAACCCGGGGGAAGTTTTGTTTCTCCATTCAAGAAGCCTCGAAGCACCAGCATCGTCAACTCTCTCAAAAGAAACGATTCCGGTGCTGCTAATG GGTTCTCAGATTTAGCACCAAAATCACCCTCTCAAAAAGGAAAGGTTTCAGTTCGATATCCATTCCATGTGGCACGATTGTATATGAAGGAGTATCTTGGAAAGCCCCCATCAATCCtgagcaag CTAGAGAGTTTGCCAGATGACGTGAGAAGGATGAATCCAGTTACTGCTGAGACTTATGTGCTCAATGATAAATCTTGCTCAGGTTGCATTGGAGTAGAGTCTTTTTTGGAGATGCTGTCTCATTCAGGAGCTTCCATGCAATATGTTtctaaaaa GTGGATTACAAATCACTATAAGTGGATTGTTTGGAAACTTGCATCTTATGAGAGGTGTTACAGTGGCAAATTTTCTGGGAAACTTCTGACAATATGCAATGTACTTGAAgaattaaaatacag ATATGAAAGAGAAGTAAATCATGGTCATCGATCTGCAGTTAAGAGAATTTTAGAAGGAGACGTCCCACCTTCTTCTATGATGGTACTCTGTGTTTCCAATATCTATTCAATTTGTGTCTCGCCAGTTGGACCTCAATCTTCACTATCTAGCACGACCGAGAATGGAACTTGTGCAAAAGTTGAACTGACCGATGGgtg GTATTCAATAATTGCTGTCTTAGATATACAACTATCCAAGAAGTTGGCTGCTGGAAAGCTGTTTGTTGGTCAAAAGCTTAGG ATCTGGGGAGCTGGATTGTGTGGCTGGACAGGTCCTGTttcacctcttgag GTGTCAGGGACGACTAGTTTACTGCTGCATATAAATGGGACATATAGAGCTCATTGGGCATCTCGTTTGGGCTTCT GTAAAGGTGGTGGTATTCCATTATCATTTATGTCAATCAAGGATGGTGGAGGTGCTGTTCCACTAACATTGGTTGTAATTTCAAGGATATATCCTGTTCTCTTCAGGGAAAG GTTAAGTAATCGGGGGTTCGTTGTAAGATCTGAACGGATGGAAGATAAAGAGATGCAGTATTTTACTGAAAG ACGTAGTAGCATTTTGGAGGGAGTAGTCTCAGAATCtcaaagagaaaagagagatgCATACATCGGAAGCGACTATGAAAGTAAAGAAGGGGCAAGGATTTTAAGGATACTCGAGAGAGCTGCAGAACCAGAACTTCTGATGGCAGAGATGACTTCAGAGCAGTTGAATTTATTTTCATCCTATCAAGCGAAGTTGGAG GCATTCAGGCAGTCTGACCTGCAAAAATCTCTTGAAAAAGCTTTGGAAACTGCTGGACTTGCTGAAAGAGACGTCACTCCGTTTATGCGAGTTAGAGTTGTTGGATTGACTAGCAAACGTACACCATTGAAGTGCTGTCCAAAGGAAGGCTTAGTTACAATATGGAATCCTACTGAGAAACAG CACTGTGGGCTTGCAGAGGGTCAAGCTTTTTCTGTTACAGGGCTTACACCGATAAGCTCAGACTCTAGCACCCTTTACTTGCAAACAAAAGGGTCCACATCCAAATGGCTGCCTTTGTCTCCTCTGGCAGTTGAACATTTTGA GAGCTCTTTCTGTCCTCGCCAATCAATTTCATTGAGTAAATTGGGTGAAGTTCCTATTTCCAG GGAGTTTGATATTGCTGCAGTGGTTGTTTTTGTGGGGCAGCTGTATACAGAAGCTCATCAAGCAAAGCAGTGGGTATTTGTGGCTGATGGATCCAAAGCTATGTTGGATTCTGATGACGAATTAGAAACCTTGATGGCCATCAGTTTCACCTCACCATGCATAGATTCATTTGCTCCAATAAACTCCAACCTTGTAGAATCTACG GTTTGTTTTTGCAATGTCATCAAGAGAGCAAGAGATAATGTTAATAACCTCTGGGTAGCTGAAGCAACCGAAAATTCAACGTACTATTTAAAATATGATCATTCAGATTGTTCTCATCTAAAAGACGCGGGTGCTTCTGCTGAAAGATGGGCAAAGATATCTGGCTTG AGACTTGAAAAGCTTAGGGGAAGAGTGAAATCAATAATTAGCTGA